GCTGACCTGTCTGGTCCTTGGTCGATCGACCAAGATTTGTTGAGTTCAGGAAGGTTGTATTCGGCGCGAGATAGAATCGCGCGGGCTCGTCAAGGCTGCTGCCAGCGTCGAGGCGCACGAAGTTGTTCGTCGAAGCTGTACCGGAGATCTGGCGAGGTGCTGTCTCGTCCTCGACCCACGCGAGCATGGGATTTCCAAAAGCATCGATCAGACTTGGCAGTCTCTGATGGTCCGCAATGTTTCCAGCCGACTGTCCTCCGATGATGCCGTCCTGCGGATCGAAGAACTTTGCATCGGGTGTGTAGTACAGCTTGTTGTCATACTTCCCGGGGACACCGATCGCGTCGAGATCGACTTCAACGGTGCTTCCGTTGATCGGTCCAACGTCAACTGTGGGATTTGCTGGAAGTGTTGGACCAACCCATATGCCGCCCGCCAGATCAAGCATGATGTTCTGCATCGCGCTGAACCCACGCCCGGATGCTCCGGACGCAACGTTGTTCGGATGTGCCATCTCGCGAGGCGAGAAGTAGCCAGGCCAGCGGTTGTTGTCGTTGCGGAACTGCTGTGATGCCTTTGACACCTCGTTGAGCATCGAGCTTGTGAGCGCCGATCGTGCGATAGCGCGGGTTCGGCCAAGCATCGGTGCGATGATCGAGATGATGATGGCGATCACGATCAGCACAACCAGCAGTTCGATGAGTGTAAAGCCCTTGGCTGAGCTGGTTGATCGGAGTGTTGTGTTGCAACGGCTCATGGAGCGCCTCTCTTTAACTATTGAACTCGCGGGTAAACGAACCCGCAGCAACTTCTTTGCGCAGCAGAACGTGGTCGGTTCGGCCGATCGCATTCCGTGCGGTCTGCTTGTCAGCCGATCGAACTAAGTCCTGTCGTCCTCATCGTGCGCCAGCCGCGAACACTCCCCACGAGCGTTCTCCCCCGACTGCCTGAACTTCGCCATGCCTCAGCGTATCCGCCGAGCAGCGACTGGTAACTATTCGAGCCCTGCGCCCGAAAAGTTGCTTTGCCCGCCGAAAAACCATCAAGGCTTTGTTTTCTGATCGCTTCTCCCACTATTCATCGGTTCAGAGGGGCGGTATTGCCGAACAGGCAATACAAATCAACTGTACATAATAAGGTGGAAATCGATCATCAGAGACTCCTCACCACAGACTTTACGACAAATTATAGGACGCATCATTCCGTGGAGCAATCAGGCATATCTTCTGTGAACCAGGACCCGCAACGAGGTCAGCCGCTGTCGTCGCGCGATGTCTGCTTCTACGACGGCCGGTGCGGCATGTGCGTGCGATCAGCAAAGTGGGTGGGCAGACTGGACTGGCTGAGCCGCATCGATTTCCGCGATCTTTCGACCGACCCGTCGCTGCCCATGTCGATCGAGGACACGATGGCTGGGATGCCGATGGTCACTCGATCGGGCAAGACACTGATCGGATTCCCAGCAATGCGTCGCGCGATCGTGCAGACACCGCTCGGGTTCATCCCAGGACTATTGATGTACCTGCCGGGCATCAGCCATCTCGGCACACGCGTCTACAAGCGCGCAGCTGCGCATCGGAAAGCA
Above is a genomic segment from Phycisphaeraceae bacterium containing:
- a CDS encoding DUF393 domain-containing protein, encoding MNQDPQRGQPLSSRDVCFYDGRCGMCVRSAKWVGRLDWLSRIDFRDLSTDPSLPMSIEDTMAGMPMVTRSGKTLIGFPAMRRAIVQTPLGFIPGLLMYLPGISHLGTRVYKRAAAHRKAVVCKLQAE
- a CDS encoding prepilin-type N-terminal cleavage/methylation domain-containing protein — encoded protein: MSRCNTTLRSTSSAKGFTLIELLVVLIVIAIIISIIAPMLGRTRAIARSALTSSMLNEVSKASQQFRNDNNRWPGYFSPREMAHPNNVASGASGRGFSAMQNIMLDLAGGIWVGPTLPANPTVDVGPINGSTVEVDLDAIGVPGKYDNKLYYTPDAKFFDPQDGIIGGQSAGNIADHQRLPSLIDAFGNPMLAWVEDETAPRQISGTASTNNFVRLDAGSSLDEPARFYLAPNTTFLNSTNLGRSTKDQTGQPSSRSYSLLSDQNPGGVDALQTLMGLVGSPSSPLDVTASQDILPAEARGGMVLQSAGIDGYYLNSRERGVGDPSTTMKYWRNFYVSPGGIRHVNDSNQPTTIDVVSSFDDVVISTSN